The Deltaproteobacteria bacterium genomic interval GACCGTCACCCGCCGGTGGCCGATGGGCGCGGCGCCGCGCCCGTACCCGGTCATGCTGCGCATCGCCAGACATGTATCACGCCGGGCCGACCGTCCCCCTCCGCCGCGCCGCCGCGCCGGGCCGCGCGGGCCGCCGTCCGCCCCCGCCGCGCCGCCGCGCCGGACCGCGCGGGCCGCCGTCCGCCCCCGCCGCGCCGCCGTGCCGGGCCGCGCGGGTGGCACGGGCATTGTATGGTCCGCGCGTGATGCGCTGGACCGTTCTCGCCGTCGGCCTGGCGTGCGCCGCCGGCTGCCCCGCCGACCGCGCCGCGCCCGCGCCCCGCGAGCGCGTACGGCTGTGGCACACGTTCTCGGCGTACGAGACCGAGGCGCTCAACCGCGCCCTCGCCGATCGCGGCGCCGCGGTCGAATCGACCCTGCTGCCGTTTTCCCGCGCCCGCCAGATCGTCGCCGACGCGCTGCGCGACGGCCACGACTGTCCCGACCTGGTGCGCATCGACGCGACGTGGCTGCCCGAATTGGCCGGGGCCGGGTTGCTCGCGCCGGTGCCCGACGACGCGCCGGCGCGCGCGTGGCTGCCCGAGGCGGCGGCGCTCGCGCGCCACGCGGGGACGGCCTACGGGGTGCCGCAGGCGCTCGACGGCCTCGCCCTGTTGTACGACCCGGACCGCCTCGCGCGCGCCGGCGCCGCGTGGCCGCCGCGGACCGTCAACGAGCTGGTCGCCACCGCCCACCAGCTCACGATCGACGGGCGCTACGGGCTGTCCGTGCGGGTGGACGGCTACTGGTTCGTCGCGTTCTTGCGCGCGTGGGGCGGCGACGTCGTGGATCCGGCGACCGGTGCGCTCGGCATCGATCGGCCCGAAGCGGTGGCCGCGCTCGACCAGTTTGCCGCGCTGTTCGGACCCGGCGGCGTCGCGCCACCGCCGCCGCCGCCCGGCCGGGAGGCGCCGGCCACCGCCCGCTGGTTCCGCGAAGGACGCGTCGCGATCGTGGTCGACGGGCCGTGGGCGGTGCCGGAGCTGCGCGCCGGCGGCCACGCGCTGGCGGTGGCGCCGTTCCCCCCCGGCGCCGACGGGCGCGGCGCCGCGCCGCTCGGCGGCGCGCTGTTCTGCGTGCCGGCGTGTGCGCGCCGCGCCGACGCCGCGTGGCGGCTCGCGTTCGCCCTCACCGAGCCGGCCGTGCAGGCCGCGTGGGCCCGCGATCTGGGCGTCGTGCCGACGACCGAGGAAGCGCTTGCGGGCGCCGGCGCGTTCGCGCGCGCGTTCCGCGACGCGCTGCGCGCCGCGCGCCCGCTGCCCCGCCACCCGATCACGGCCGAGCTGTTCGACGACCTCACCCCCGCCGTCGCCGCCGTCGTCGCGGGCGACGCGACCGCCGAGGAGGCGCTCGCCGGCGTCGCGCGCGCGTGGACGCGCCTGCTGGCTCGCCACCGCGGAGGCCGCCCGTGACCGGCCGCGCCGCCCGGTCGCTCACCGGCCGCGTGCTCGTCGTGCTCGCGCTCGTGGCGATCGTGCCGGCGGTGACGGTCGGCGCGATCGCGATCTGGCGGGCGCGCGCGAGCCTCGAGACGGAGGTCGTGCGCGGCAACCTCGCGCTGATTCGCGCGCTCGGCGCGTCGCTCGACGCGCGGCTGCAGAGCGCGCGCCGCGCGCTCGAGATCGCCGCCGGGACCTGGGCCGACCCGCGCACGGCGCAGACGGCGCGCGACGCCGATCCGGCGCCGGTGCGACGCCTGCTGCGCCGACTGCGACGCCACGAGCCGCTGCTGGCGTCGGTGGCGATCTACGACGTCGACGGCCAACCGATCGAAGGGGACACGCTGCCGATCGACGCCACCGCCGGCGCCCACGCGTTTGGCGGCTACATCGGCGACGTCACATTCGTCGACGGAACGCCGCGAGTGCGCGTCGTGACCCAGGCGCGAAGCCGCACCGGCGAACTCGTCGGCGTGTTCGCCGCGCAGCTCGACCTCGGCTTCATCTCCGAGGCGCTCGCGAGCGCGCGGCTCGGCCCGGGCGCGCGCTTGCTCGTGGTGGACGGCGACGGCGTGCCGGTCGCACGCTCGGACGGCGCGCCGGCGGCCGGCGCGCGCAGCCTGCGCGGCGTCCATCCCGCCGTCGACCGCGCGCTCGGCTCGGCGACCGAGGGCAGCATCGAAGCAGGCGGCGTCGTGTCCGTCTACCGCAACCTCGCGACGTACCAGTCGCTGCGCGGCATCCGGTGGGCGCTGATCCTCGACCAGCCGGCGGCCGACGCCTACGCGCTGGCGCACGAGACGACGCGCACGACCGTGGCCGGCGTCGTCGGCGCCCTCGCGCTCGCCCTCGTCGTCGGCTTTGCGTTCGCCACTCGCCTGACGCGACCGCTGCGCGCGCTGGCTGCGCGCGCCGATGCGATCGCCGATCGCGATCAGCCGGAACCGAAGCCGCCAATCCGCGGCCCCGGTGAGATCGGCGCGCTCGCCGAACGCATCGAACAGATGGCCGGCCGAATCGCCGAGCGCGCGCGGCTCAAGGACGCGCTCGCGCGCGGCGACCGGCTGGCGGCCGTCGGAACGATGGCGGCCAGCATCGCCCACGAGATCAACAACCCCCTCACCACCGTGCTCGGCTACGCCAAGCTGCTGCAGGAGGGCAAACCCGACGACGATCCAGACCTGCCGGGCCTGCAACTCATCGCCGAAGAATCCGAGCGGATGCAGGCCAAGGTGCGCGCGCTGCTCGACTACTCGCGCAGCGACACGGCCGGGGCGCCGGATCCCGACACGGCGAGCTGCGACGTCAACGACCTGGTCGACAAGACGATCGCGCTCGTCGGCCCGGTGCTCCACAAGCGGCGCATCCAGGTGCATACGCAACTCGCGAGCCCACTGCCGCGGGTGCGCTGCGACGCGCACAGCCTGCAGCAGGTGTTCGTCAACCTGGCCAACAACGCGGCCGATGCGATGGCCGACGGCGGCGAGCTGATCGTCGCCACGCAGCTCGGGCCGGCGGCCGCGACCGTTCACGTCACGTTCGACGACACCGGACCCGGCGTGCCCGACGCGGACCGGGACCGCATCTTCGACCCGTTTTATACGACCAAGGGCGCCGGCGCGGGCACCGGCCTCGGCCTCGCGGTCGTCCGCCATCTCGTCGCGCGCTGCGGCGGCCAGGTCACGGTCGAGCCCGGCGCGCGCGGCCGTGGCGCGCGGTTTCGCGTCGTGTTACCCATCGAGGAATGAGTTCGCCTGCCGCCAGCATCCTCGTCATCGACGACGAGCGCGGCATCCGCAGCCTTTGCCGCGACGTGCTCGGGCGCGCCGGTT includes:
- a CDS encoding extracellular solute-binding protein, translated to MYHAGPTVPLRRAAAPGRAGRRPPPPRRRAGPRGPPSAPAAPPCRAARVARALYGPRVMRWTVLAVGLACAAGCPADRAAPAPRERVRLWHTFSAYETEALNRALADRGAAVESTLLPFSRARQIVADALRDGHDCPDLVRIDATWLPELAGAGLLAPVPDDAPARAWLPEAAALARHAGTAYGVPQALDGLALLYDPDRLARAGAAWPPRTVNELVATAHQLTIDGRYGLSVRVDGYWFVAFLRAWGGDVVDPATGALGIDRPEAVAALDQFAALFGPGGVAPPPPPPGREAPATARWFREGRVAIVVDGPWAVPELRAGGHALAVAPFPPGADGRGAAPLGGALFCVPACARRADAAWRLAFALTEPAVQAAWARDLGVVPTTEEALAGAGAFARAFRDALRAARPLPRHPITAELFDDLTPAVAAVVAGDATAEEALAGVARAWTRLLARHRGGRP
- a CDS encoding sensor histidine kinase, with the translated sequence MCAPRRRRVAARVRPHRAGRAGRVGPRSGRRADDRGSACGRRRVRARVPRRAARRAPAAPPPDHGRAVRRPHPRRRRRRRGRRDRRGGARRRRARVDAPAGSPPRRPPVTGRAARSLTGRVLVVLALVAIVPAVTVGAIAIWRARASLETEVVRGNLALIRALGASLDARLQSARRALEIAAGTWADPRTAQTARDADPAPVRRLLRRLRRHEPLLASVAIYDVDGQPIEGDTLPIDATAGAHAFGGYIGDVTFVDGTPRVRVVTQARSRTGELVGVFAAQLDLGFISEALASARLGPGARLLVVDGDGVPVARSDGAPAAGARSLRGVHPAVDRALGSATEGSIEAGGVVSVYRNLATYQSLRGIRWALILDQPAADAYALAHETTRTTVAGVVGALALALVVGFAFATRLTRPLRALAARADAIADRDQPEPKPPIRGPGEIGALAERIEQMAGRIAERARLKDALARGDRLAAVGTMAASIAHEINNPLTTVLGYAKLLQEGKPDDDPDLPGLQLIAEESERMQAKVRALLDYSRSDTAGAPDPDTASCDVNDLVDKTIALVGPVLHKRRIQVHTQLASPLPRVRCDAHSLQQVFVNLANNAADAMADGGELIVATQLGPAAATVHVTFDDTGPGVPDADRDRIFDPFYTTKGAGAGTGLGLAVVRHLVARCGGQVTVEPGARGRGARFRVVLPIEE